A region of Sugiyamaella lignohabitans strain CBS 10342 chromosome A, complete sequence DNA encodes the following proteins:
- the BNA6 gene encoding nicotinate-nucleotide diphosphorylase (carboxylating) (Quinolinate phosphoribosyl transferase; required for the de novo biosynthesis of NAD from tryptophan via kynurenine; expression regulated by Hst1p; GO_component: GO:0005737 - cytoplasm [Evidence IEA,IEA]; GO_component: GO:0005737 - cytoplasm [Evidence IDA] [PMID 14562095]; GO_component: GO:0005634 - nucleus [Evidence IEA,IEA]; GO_component: GO:0005634 - nucleus [Evidence IDA] [PMID 14562095]; GO_function: GO:0003824 - catalytic activity [Evidence IEA]; GO_function: GO:0004514 - nicotinate-nucleotide diphosphorylase (carboxylating) activity [Evidence IEA,IEA]; GO_function: GO:0004514 - nicotinate-nucleotide diphosphorylase (carboxylating) activity [Evidence IMP] [PMID 12062417]; GO_function: GO:0016740 - transferase activity [Evidence IEA]; GO_function: GO:0016757 - transferase activity, transferring glycosyl groups [Evidence IEA]; GO_function: GO:0016763 - transferase activity, transferring pentosyl groups [Evidence IEA]; GO_process: GO:0034354 - 'de novo' NAD biosynthetic process from tryptophan [Evidence IGI] [PMID 12062417]; GO_process: GO:0009435 - NAD biosynthetic process [Evidence IEA,IEA]; GO_process: GO:0019363 - pyridine nucleotide biosynthetic process [Evidence IEA,IEA]) translates to MTTFAHALPVSGEWKAQVTAWLSEDVPSFDVGGFVVGDEEKTATVWCKQTGVLSGVPFASEVFRQCEVDVEWLFKEGVLIEVAEGEKTAVAKLKGPARNLLLSERTALNLLARASGVATKSRRLLDLARKSGYKGTIAGTRKTTPGLRLLEKYSMVVGGIDPHRYDLSSMVMLKDNHIWSTGSITNAVKSARAVAGFAMKIEVECQSETEADEAIAAGADVIMLDNFTGEGLRVAASSIKTRWAAKGITGFLLECSGGLREENISGYFCDDIDIYSTSSVHQGTGVVDFSLKIDH, encoded by the coding sequence atgaCCACTTTTGCACACGCTTTACCTGTTTCAGGAGAATGGAAGGCCCAAGTCACAGCATGGCTCAGTGAGGATGTTCCTTCTTTTGATGTTGGTGGCTTTGTAgttggtgatgaagaaaaaactGCTACTGTGTGGTGCAAGCAGACTGGTGTTCTCTCAGGTGTCCCTTTCGCTTCCGAAGTATTTCGTCAATGTGAAGTTGACGTTGAATGGCTCTTCAAAGAAGGTGTTTTAATTGAAGTAGCAGAGGGTGAGAAAACTGCAGTAGCGAAACTGAAGGGTCCAGCCagaaatcttcttctgagtGAGAGAACAGCTTTAAATTTACTTGCTAGAGCATCTGGTGTCGCAACTAAGAGCCGAAGACTTCTTGACCTCGCTCGTAAAAGTGGCTACAAGGGCACCATTGCTGGTACTCGCAAGACTACTCCCGGACTTCGTCTTCTAGAAAAGTATTCTATGGTCGTTGGTGGAATTGATCCACATCGCTATGACTTATCGTCTATGGTGATGCTGAAAGACAATCATATTTGGAGTACAGGGTCCATAACGAATGCTGTCAAGAGTGCAAGAGCTGTTGCAGGATTTGCAATGAAAATTGAGGTCGAGTGCCAGTCAGAAACTGAGGCAGATGAAGCTATAGCTGCAGGTGCTGACGTTATTATGTTGGATAATTTTACAGGGGAAGGTTTAAGGGTGGCTGCCTCTTCGATTAAGACCAGATGGGCTGCAAAAGGTATTACTGGGTTCCTTCTTGAGTGTAGTGGCGGCCTCCGTGAAGAAAATATTAGCGGTTATTTTTGTGATGACATCGATATTTATAGTACATCGTCGGTTCATCAAGGTACTGGCGTTGTTGATTTCTCCTTGAAGATTGATCACTGA
- the PUF3 gene encoding mRNA-binding protein PUF3, which yields MSGFSDLNLGNRKNSTGSNGVVAGGIIGSAVGGFSDGIGMSDAGLVLSPRSGTQVLNGTVPSSAGTSNINSGNGSGPLTQSYISLIQSPTSSVGSAKLAGISTAWERWSQGGSTNGSVNAEGGQTSNRNRGLSWDGRIVEGINPGVASSNRRTSAVTEPAGLVSASSVYGLSPGLSNLTLSPSRGNINLASSSSPRVEDQYFAYESRKTVAGSSSIGDMELPTSFRNQPKSPPYFIQNQAQSQVQTLNQSSPLSLRDRLAQIAEATREAELLADRQQQHQQQQQQQQQGQAVFSQQNSVSTFSSPSSTSGIASINNSTTNLPPFSSPGVGGSVFENIGGSASVSTATNGSTSGSLDTATPVYSVPPNAAPNYSDKQSRSSSFSSVWHNNISTEEPEHNIASQNSQPVKPPFFFYPQQQQQNLHQQSQMYPPFDPNSEIAAEFVDYPASAWSKGSSALTSGAGTPPVRSDSQGSDQGGALRQQFQQQFISGAKFPSTSRGSGSSFSSASGFFRPFEPNGTTVAADSSAIFEPSFMVGGSQSNGKNQAQQNQSPHTQQSQNPQLRLQSPTPAQSQQSPTFHHQPRSSKRNNDHMPSSVRSPLLEDFRNNKSKKFDLKDLYGHVVEFSGDQHGSRFIQQRLETASPEEKDIIFNEVRPNCLQLMTDVFGNYVIQKFFELGNQLQKTVLAKHMESHILDLSLQMYGCRVVQKAIEHVLLDQQIKLITELDGHVLKCVKDQNGNHVIQKAIERIPAGNIKFIFDSFHDQVYQLATHPYGCRVIQRMLEHCDEPARRVLLDELHTYTTYLVEDQYGNYVVQHVIEHGQPEDRAKAIAVVRDSLVTFSRHKFASNVVEKCVLFGSESERRDLIDEILKARSDNTSSVAIMMKDQFANYVIQKLLEVSKGDDYDRLVNAIKPQLQSLKKYTYGKHLVSIERLLFPEDNSGPTISSSINSQKKTNAASLPTRR from the coding sequence ATGAGTGGATTTTCTGATTTGAACCTTGGCAACCGCAAGAACAGTACTGGTAGTAATGGCGTGGTTGCTGGAGGTATAATAGGAAGTGCAGTGGGTGGATTTTCCGATGGTATTGGAATGTCTGATGCTGGATTAGTTCTCTCTCCCCGAAGTGGAACTCAAGTGCTGAATGGAACGGTGCCTAGTTCTGCAGGGACGAGTAATATCAACAGTGGTAATGGGAGTGGACCACTAACTCAGTCATATATATCCCTTATCCAGAGTCCGACTTCGTCAGTTGGGTCGGCCAAGTTAGCGGGAATTTCTACTGCGTGGGAAAGGTGGTCACAAGGAGGAAGTACTAACGGCAGTGTTAATGCTGAAGGGGGTCAAACAAGTAATAGGAACAGGGGTCTATCTTGGGATGGAAGGATTGTTGAAGGAATCAACCCAGGTGTGGCTTCATCAAATAGAAGAACGAGTGCCGTCACTGAACCAGCAGGTTTGGTGAGCGCTAGTTCAGTTTACGGGCTTTCTCCTGGCCTTTCCAATTTAACGCTTTCTCCTTCGAGAGGTAATATCAATCTtgcatcatcttcatcaccaaGAGTTGAAGATCAGTACTTTGCATACGAGTCCAGAAAAACGGTAGCTGGAAGTAGCAGTATCGGAGACATGGAGTTACCAACTTCATTCAGAAACCAACCTAAATCTCCTCCCTACTTTATTCAAAACCAGGCTCAGAGTCAGGTCCAAACTCTCAACCAAAGTTCACCTTTGAGTCTAAGAGATCGATTGGCCCAAATTGCTGAGGCCACGCGGGAAGCTGAGTTATTGGCAGAtcgacaacagcagcaccagcagcagcagcaacagcaacagcaaggTCAAGCTGTGTTTTCTCAGCAGAATTCGGTGTCAACATTTAGCTCTCCTTCTTCGACTTCTGGAATAGCGTCAATTAATAACAGTACTACCAACCTTCctccattttcttcaccagGAGTTGGTGGGAGTGTATTTGAGAACATTGGAGGCAGTGCATCAGTTAGTACTGCTACGAATGGCAGTACGAGTGGGAGCCTTGATACTGCTACTCCAGTATATTCAGTTCCACCAAATGCTGCTCCTAATTACTCTGACAAACAGTCGAGATCAAGCTCTTTCAGTTCTGTATGGCACAATAACATTAGTACTGAGGAGCCTGAGCATAACATTGCATCACAAAACTCGCAACCAGTCAAGCCtccatttttcttttatcctcaacaacagcaacagaatCTCCATCAACAATCTCAAATGTATCCCCCGTTTGACCCTAATAGTgaaattgctgctgagtttgttgattatCCCGCTTCTGCATGGTCTAAAGGCTCTTCAGCTTTGACCTCAGGTGCTGGAACACCACCTGTGAGGTCTGACTCTCAAGGGTCGGATCAAGGAGGAGCACTGAGGCAACAGTTCCAACAACAGTTTATTTCTGGAGCTAAATTCCCGTCAACATCCCGAGGGAGCggctcttctttttcgtcTGCATCCGGCTTTTTCAGGCCATTTGAACCAAATGGAACTACTGTTGCAGCCGATAGTTCGGCTATTTTTGAACCCTCTTTCATGGTGGGCGGTTCTCAGTCAAATGGCAAGAACCAGgctcaacaaaaccaatCGCCCCATACGCAACAATCACAGAACCCACAATTACGATTACAATCCCCAACACCTGCACAGTCACAGCAGTCCCCTACTTTTCATCACCAGCCTCGTTCCTCCAAGCGTAATAACGACCATATGCCATCATCTGTCCGATCTCCTCTTCTCGAAGATTTCCGTAAcaacaaaagcaaaaagtTTGACTTGAAAGACCTGTATGGCCACGTTGTCGAGTTTTCTGGAGATCAACACGGATCGAGATTCATTCAACAGAGGCTTGAAACAGCTTCTCCTGAAGAGAAGGATATAATTTTCAATGAGGTAAGGCCGAACTGCCTGCAGCTAATGACGGATGTGTTTGGTAATTATGTTATTCAGAAATTTTTTGAGCTGGGCAATCAACTACAGAAAACAGTGCTTGCTAAGCATATGGAGTCGCATATTCTAGATTTATCACTCCAGATGTATGGCTGTAGAGTCGTTCAAAAGGCTATTGAGCatgttcttcttgatcAACAAATAAAGCTTATTACTGAACTTGATGGACATGTATTGAAATGTGTCAAGGACCAAAACGGCAATCATGTTATCCAGAAAGCGATAGAGCGAATCCCCGCTGGAAATAtcaagtttatttttgattctttCCATGATCAGGTTTACCAACTGGCTACTCATCCGTATGGTTGTCGAGTTATTCAACGTATGTTGGAGCATTGTGACGAGCCAGCTAGACGTGTTCTTCTGGATGAGCTGCACACATACACAACATACCTTGTCGAAGATCAATATGGCAATTATGTGGTTCAACATGTGATCGAACATGGTCAGCCCGAGGATCGCGCGAAAGCCATAGCAGTTGTGAGGGATTCACTGGTGACCTTCTCGAGACACAAATTTGCATCGAACGTTGTTGAAAAGTGTGTTTTATTTGGATCTGAATCTGAGCGTAGGGATCTGATTGATGAAATTCTGAAAGCACGGTCTGATAATACTTCCTCTGTGGCTATCATGATGAAAGATCAATTTGCAAATTATGTTATTCAAAAACTTCTTGAGGTTAGCAAAGGCGATGACTATGATAGGCTAGTAAATGCCATCAAGCCACAACTTCAATCACTTAAGAAGTATACATATGGCAAACACCTTGTGTCGATTGAGAGGTTGCTTTTTCCAGAAGACAATTCTGGACCGAcaatttcttcatcaataaacagccagaagaagaccaatGCGGCCTCGCTTCCAACTAGACGATAG